One genomic window of Solea solea chromosome 12, fSolSol10.1, whole genome shotgun sequence includes the following:
- the tp53i11b gene encoding tumor protein p53-inducible protein 11b, with protein MVSKPHPPLMKKHSQTDLISRLKSRKILGVGGEDDDGEVHRSKISQMLGNEMKFAVREPIGLRVWILLSAVGFTVMALMALVFPNQLYEVVFEEELSTTSLSVRLYGGALLSLALIMWNGLYTAEKIVIQWTLLSEACYFAVQFLVTSITLMEIGILPNAAILLLLSRVLFIVVTMAYYYHLGRKPKKI; from the exons ATGGTGTCTAAACCTCACCCTCCTCTGATGAAGAAGCACAGTCAGACAGACTTGATAAGTCGCCTGAAGAGTCGGAAGATCCTTGGAGTTGGCGGTGAGGACGATGATGGCGAAGTGCACCGCTCAAAG ATCAGCCAGATGCttggaaatgaaatgaagttTGCAGTGCGAGAACCTATCGGCCTGAG GGTGTGGATTCTCCTCTCAGCAGTGGGTTTCACAGTCATGGCCCTGATG GCCTTGGTATTTCCCAACCAACTATATGAGGTTGTTTTTGAGGAGGAGCTCTCTACAACTAGCCTCTCTGTTCGTCTTTATGGAGGAGCGTTGCTCA GCCTGGCCCTCATTATGTGGAATGGGCTGTATACTGCAGAGAAGATTGTCATCCAGTGGACTCTGCTCAGTGAAGCGTGCTACTTTGCTGTCCAGTTTCTAG TGACATCCATCACCTTAATGGAGATTGGAATCCTGCCCAATGCTGCCATACTGCTGCTCCTCAGTCGAGTGCTCTTTATTGTGGTCACCATGGCTTACTACTACCACCTGGGCCGTAAGCCGAAGAAAATCTGA